In Euphorbia lathyris chromosome 2, ddEupLath1.1, whole genome shotgun sequence, the sequence GTCAGATGCagagtttagggtttagggtgcTGGAACTCATGGTTTTGAGTAGGTTGCAGCTTCATTTGCATAAACTTACAAAATGTATCTTATTATCTGCTTCTAGCTTTTGTTATTTTGATTGATGAATACTCTGTTACTGCAAAATGTAAATGTCCCTTATTTCTTCAAttattcatttttgttttcgtTACAGCTTGGTCCAAAGGAAGAGGACGTCGAAAGGCCTCCTGTAAACCGATTCGTGTTCCTTATGCGTTTTCTTTTGGGTGCAATGGCAGCAACATACTATGTGTTGGTCCCTATTTACATGTGGCTTAAGGATCAAATTGTGCCCAAAGGTAGACCAATCTAAGTGAGTATGTAGAGCTGCTTCTAGACTTCCACTAAGTGTGGATTtgtccttttttttatataaatcagACGGTTTTCAATTGTTTCCCATCTATGACCAAAATTTAGCTTGTTGAACAAACTAACACATGTACACATGCTTTTAGATGCAACTGTTTCGGTTTATATGCTACTATTTAAAATCCAAGGTTGATAAGACTTGTATGCAATGCTCAGAAGCATGCACCGAATTTCCCATACCAAGAGCTTCCTCTGCCCTAACTCAGATATACTCTTCTCATATCACATTTGTAATAACATGATGGGACAGGACTTGCCCTTACACATCAGCTATATTTTTCATGATTAGCAGCGGAGTAAGGAGCAAATTTAGTCTTATGGTTATTGAGGAAGAACGGATTTAGTCTCTAAgtataaaataatgcaattttaaaTCTAATGTTCACCCGTACGTGTAATTTAAGTCTAATTGATGAAAATTTCGTTTATTTTAGagtaaattccaaaaactatTTCACCTTTTGTCTAACAAGTACctctagattttttttttgtccaaacggGGACTGGGTTTTTCGTTTTTCTAAAAAccaatgacctcaaaattaaaatgagttttgacgattttaaaattgaaaaatccaATGACTTGATGATATTATAAGTaagtttaattcttcaacttttaactttttagatcatttagatattatttggtgaggaaaaaaaatgaatgatcAGAGAAAGAACGCatcgaaaatgatgattttagaaaaatagaaaaattatttttgtagtGAACCTGAttctaaagaactttaatttttagaatttttcattttgaggcccgttaattttatagtgtcaaattaaaatattcttatttttagcaaaacgaaaaTGTCAATttctgtttaaaaaaaaattacgggAACCAAGTTGTGGCGGTGGCGGGCGTTGTGAGGGCAACCAAGATAAGAACACCGTAAAACGTGGAATCATGGTAGCTTTTTTTGTTTGTATTGGTTGAAGAAAGAAATTGAAAAACAAAGAATGCTATTTTTCTAGCACAGttttatcctttaatttaaatacatataacatatataatataatagaaCTTAAAAAAATCAGGATCCCTGTGGAGATTTGAAATTAAGTTGGAAATTGCATTATTGATaataaatttgtattattttctAAGTAGAGAATAAATCCcctttattttttgaatttttgtcaattaagtttaaaattacattattgaTAATAAAATCATGAGGTACGTACCGCAAGcaacaatttttttaaattacactattttataATGATGATATATTGATAAACGTATTAATGAACATTATTGTTTATGAATATATTCACATACCTATAACCGAGGGTACATAACCGAGCTTCGCAAGCTTTCGAACTGAGTTTTTCCATACTCAAACTCGGACTCGTTTATAAATTAAGCAGAACGCCAGCTCATTTACAAGCCTATGCTAACATGACAAACCAcaaacatttatttatttatttagtttttgtaGTTTGCCCTATAATTTAGGGCAGATGAGTCTTGGACCTCGCTTACTGCGCCATATAAAAACAGAAACAAGTGGTTACAGTGTCAGCAAATGCCTGAAGTCCAACCCTAATCAAGCAAAAGTTAGCACCTCgaattataaaaaaagaaaatatgatgCATCACTTCACCAAGATATAATTGAAAAGTTCCACTACATCAGTTTTCATGTCAGCCTTTTTCTCCAGTCACAGGGAAACAGATAAATACATAATGAAAATTGGAATGCCACCCAAAACTGTTCAACTTTTCGCAATGAATTCATAACCAATTCAGATAATAAAAGCCTACTAACAAATTTATGCCATCTCATTTTAACATGACCAAAAGGACCCCCCGTTACTTTCTTCCAGAATCAGGACTGGCATCTCCATAGGAGACCAAACCTCTCTGTCCAGAGGCCGAACTTGATCTAGACCGGCTTGCTTTCCCGCCATGATGTTTTCGTGGCACAGGATCAGGAGATCCAGATATAGAGGATCCACTGCCCCTAGACATGGATCTTGACCTGGACCTCAATCTTTCTTTGTCAGGAGAACGCTTAGCATCAACTCGGGGTCCCAAACGAGATTTTAGACCCTCATCAATGGCAGGTCGCTTATCTCTTGGACTAGGACTACATATTGGACTTCGGCTGCGTTCTTGATCCCTGTATTGGCCGCGATAACCAAGTGGACTGTGAGAAATGCTTCTACTTCGGCCTCTTCGGTCTCCATATCTATAAGAATGGAATGCAAAGTAGTGAAAAATTTGATGGCATATTAGCTCGTCTATATTAAGCTCAGAAGTATGAAACCAAAGGAAAAACAAGATAATATAATATTGCAAAACTTGTGAAGCCGTTTTGTTCTTGGCTAATTGATGACGTATGTAATAAAAACTATCCCACCAAGTGGGGCTTGTGGGATACACATTCATTTGCACAGCTATGGAAAATAGAAGAGTCAAAAGTGGTGCTTGGCTGGTTAAAACCAGAAATATTTTTCTGGTGCTTCAGTGACTATATCAAGTTCAACCAGAGGGCAGAGCACCAGTCTTCTCTGGTAAAAGTGTACAATTAGGACATATAAACTTCTCCAGTTTGTGCAGGTGGCTCCTTAATTGGCCCAATATAATTAAAAGTCCTACAAGTAGATGTTGAAACCCAAAAAGTGGTGATGCCCAATTTGGAATCAACACACAGCTGCACATATTACTTCCCAAACATTGACAAAAAAATAACATTATGACATACAGcctttgaatttttttccccCCACAAATTTCTTACTTCTGCGTTTTAAAGCCAAAATAGatagcaaataaaaaaaaatccaagttgaTTGCAGAGATGCCGGAGTCCTAAAATAAAAGCCAAATTACAAGCTACAGCAAGCTTGGAAGCAAAAaggttttttagtttttttttcatgtaCTTAATTAGAAGATGTATTATTTTTTTCCCAATATATAGAGGTTAAGCTGCACAAAATCGTCTTCATCCATTTCATGTGAAATATGCAATTACTTGTCATACTTTCAATCAGTCAGTTAAAACTTGGTTTAGCCAGCTTACTTTCCCAGTTCCTACTGAAGTATAATCAACAACAATTGAACATACTGCTCAATTGGAAGTAGAACCAGATAAGAACCTAGAAAAGAATACAAATTGATAGAGTAACCACCTATAGTTAAGAATTTCAAATGGTTGAGTACAATATCATAATTGATATATGCCTGTTTAAGCCGTAGTGATCATGAGGTACGACTCAAACTTCAAGGACAaatcaatatgaaaaaaaaaatgtcaaagaCAGATTCCTTAAGATGCAAATAAACCCAAAATATACAGAAAGCTAGCAatgatagagagagagagaacctGGCAGGGCTCCTGCCTCTTTGTGGGCTTCTATAGCGTCTACGAGGTGACCGgtctgagtaatttctaacgcTTGAATACCTTCAAAAAGCAAAATGAGGGAAACAAATTATACAAGTTCACAGATCATAGAAGCTTATATGTAAAGCATGGTCACCAGATCACCTGTCACGGTTCCTTTCATTAAAATTTCTTCCACCGTGATGGTGGGACCTCCAAGTTAATTTCTCTGGAGAAGGGGTGCGGTATCGACGTGCAAAGGAATAACGTTCTGTGAAGCCACGTCCTTTCTTGACACGCTTGGGAATGCCATTTGGAGATGGGCTTCGTGATAGCTGCTGCCCATGGCTAGAGTTACGAGGTTCAGGAGATTTGCGGGCAAGATTGCCCAGTGGGCTCCTCGAAGACCTTCCCTGCCTCAGCTCACCAGACTTCCTAGCAGGGCTTCTGCCGTCACTTTCAAATCTTGGCCTTGAGGAATCTTTTCTAGGACTCAAACTTCGACTTCTCCTACGGCCATTATTGGGCCTTCTTTTGGGGCTTGGCGTCACACTCCTATAATTAAGTGAAGAATTCAATGCATCATCCAATAACAGTAGGTAATGTATAAGCTACCAAAAATCTAAAGCACAAACATGTAAAATCAGAAACCTTGATTTGTCCGAGTTGTTAGATTTAGGACTGCCATTAGAGGTTGTTTTCAGTTTAGTATCTAGGACATGCCCATTGTGTAAGAGCTTATCATTCTTTGGAGACATTTCACCCTCTTCACTCGATGAGTCTGATGCAGTCCTTGTCTTATCATTCTTTTCTGTGCAAGCAAAAATGCTTTATGCAATCATTTCAAGCCCTATTCTAAAAGGAAAtgattataataatataaccaGAGGAGATAAGAATAGATACCTTGACTCTTTATCACTTTCTTCTCATCAACATGCGCATTATCAGTTTTTTTAGCAGATTTGCGATGATCAACTTCTTTTTCATCAGAACTAGTAGTATTAGTACTGTCTGTATCACTGGCACTTTCCGAACTCCTGAAAGCAAAACCACAACAATCAAACAAGGCCAAAGAAATATGCCAGTCTACAGAACATTAAGGGGGCAAAAAGAGATACGGAGATGTgtcaataaaataaatttaaccATTTTGATTTGCGCCTTGACCGTTTATCACGCCGGCCCCTCTTACTCTCTCTTCGTCCGTCCCTCTGTTTCCTCTTGCGGCGGTATTTATCACTTTTTACTGACCTCCTCTTCTTACGCCTTCCATCACTAGATGAACCTGAACCAGAATCAGATGAATCTGAATCTGAATATGAGGAAGTATCAGAATCCGAAGAAGAATCTGAATCATAAGAGTCAGAGCTGTAGGAATCAGATGAAGAGTAtctcctctttcttttctttcttctatcCTTCAaggattttttcttttttcctttgatTTTCCCATCAGAACTATCATCAGAAGAAGGAagcttcttcaatttcttctttCCTGGAATATGATATTGTGCATCATGGTCCAGTTTAGAAAGATCAGCAATAAGACAAAACTGCTTGTGTCATTGACTTTAAATGCCCATTCATTACCTGCATCTTTTCCAACAGCATCCGGAAGTTTACTTTCAGAAGTTTCACCACAATCCACAATTTTTACAGGGTGGATGGGTTTACCATCAGCTGTACCCACCTGTTCAATTTTTTTCACAACATCCATCCCCTTTATGACCTTTCCGAAGACAACATGCTTCCTGCCACACTTAAAATAAATGAGAAACTGGAAAGCTGAAAATATCTTCTCTTATCATTATCTTTTTAGATCCAGCTAAAGCAAAGCAGCAATAAGGCTCCTATAAGGTTGGCGTAGGAAACAAAAACAAGAGAAAGATACAGCAGAGGAGAAAAAGATTATACCCATCAAGATGATGTTGACGTTTAAAAGTTATGAAAAATTGGGACCCATTTGTGTTTGGTCCACTATTTGCCATAGAGAGAAGACCCGGGACAGCATGTTTCAATAGAAAATTCTCGTCTGCAAACGGGAATATGAACTTTTACTACCCACCATCATTTAGGCACATAAATGTCTGTAACTATTACATTTACCTGCAAATTTTCCTCCATATATACTTTCACCACCGGTGCCTGcaaaccaattaaaggttcatCCTTACTTGTCTGGGCATGAGTATAGAAGTGACAGAAATTGCATTCATTAGTAGACTTGAAGATTTATCAATTGAGAATGTACCATTTCCCTTTGAAAAGTCACCACCCTGTAAGGGCAAGGAAAAGAATGAATAAATTGCTGGCAACCAAATATAAATTTCATGAAAACTAAAAACAAATAACATGTATCCTGAAACAATAGGCAccacaaagagagaaaatgtgTTCCTCTAATTTCAATATCAATCCGATACCAAGTTACTTTTTTCTCAAAGGTATCAATTTACTACATTTTTTACTGTGTCACTGTGATCTTCTAAGAGGAAAAAGATCACATCCAGGTAGGGATCTTTTAGGGATTATTGTTACATCTTTGCAAGAGAACCTGAATAAATACTTAAGGTTTGTGCCATTACTTAAGGCAGCAAAATTCAAGGGCTTTTAAAAACCTTGTGACAAAAGCATCCAGTAAAGCAAAATCCAGTTTCAAACTCAATgccaatatattttaaattgatGCTACAGCTCCATAATGCACACCATAAAACCAAACAGCGGTCGTCAATAGTCACTTAAAAATTTActtgcaaaaataaataaattgaacaTGTCTATCCCAGGCACCAGCACATTGTAAATTACAAAAGACATCCCCATATAAGTCAAAGTTGAGTTTTCTTTATACGGTATCCAACATATGGCAGGAAATGTGGAGAGTTAAGTTAACTAGCTGAACACCAATTACAGTAATTAGCAGGATATAAGATAAAAATGATCAATGAGCAGTCAATGCATCAAATGAGACCAGATTTTTTTATAGTCTCTTATTCAGCACCATATTTTCCACTTAGGACATAGAGAAATTAGAAAAGTAGTATCTCAGGTTGATGAATGacttgaaaattattgttatgaATTCAGAAGTAGGCAAATACACAAACAGCAGTAGCCTTCACAGTATTGCTACTTACAACCCAAAAACAAGAAATATGTCATGTAATGATGACACTGATTCACAATTGAAAATAAACAACATACTTGGGCCATGAATCCTTTGATAACTCGATGAAAAAAAGATCCTTTGAACTGGAGAGGTTTCCCAGTTGTTTTCCCAATGCCCTTCTCACCTACAATGGACCACAGCACAACAGTCAAAATCCAACTTATGAAGACAATATGCAACTAAATGCTCAGGCCAACAAAAATAGGAACAGCATGAAATAAACATTAGAGACATGGCTCCTGGGAATCACAGGTTCACAACATTTTGATGTGGCAGTAATCAAGAAACACAACAATAACACACACCCGCAGAAAAACAAGATACTAATGATACGAGAATCTCACAGAAAAATGGATGAAAAGGAATTTGTTAATTCTTATCTCCAAGGACAAGAGGTGACCATTGCTAAACAGTAACGCAAACGAAATATAGACAGGATTGAGCAAAGACCCAAATCCCCACAGAAATAAGAGAATTCCCTCTATAGAAGGTAGAGCCTCTGCTTATTGAAGTAaggttttgagagagagagtgtaGACTACTATTTTATTGAGTATTGTATATTCTGTAGAGAAGAGGAAGTACAAGTACGTATAAAACTAGGAGAGAAAAGAGTCCTATACAAAGTAGGAGATGAGGTTAGAAGGAGATAAGAGATTAAATCAAGAGATATTTACAGCTATCAAAAGTAATTAGTTAGAAACTTACTTAAAAGATTAATGAAGAATAACAAAGAGATAATTACTGCTAACTGTAGCTCAGAAATTAACCAAACATAACACGTCTCCTATCCTTCGAGCAAGCTCATGCCCCTAGATACCCCTATCAGAATAACTAACTCCAATTTCTCTCACGTGGATTACTTCCCTGCTGCTTTCCTGTTTCTCCTAGTATACACTTTCTAGGCGCTTGGACCATTGATAGTCTGGCAGGACACAGTCTCATTTACAATCTGTTCTCTATCAGgcagaattaaataaaaaaaagataggTTTCTACAATCAAACAAGCCGGTTGACAAGTTAACGCAAGCCAATGCAATATTTAAATGAAAATACTGAAAGTATTATCTTTCTAGAATTGAAATCTTTCAAAGAAACATGTCCTTGAAAACTATACACCTAGCTCAAATAATGGAAGTGTT encodes:
- the LOC136218223 gene encoding peptidyl-prolyl cis-trans isomerase CYP63; this encodes MSKKKNPFIYFDVSIDGDPVERMTIELFADIVPKTAENFRALCTGEKGIGKTTGKPLQFKGSFFHRVIKGFMAQGGDFSKGNGTGGESIYGGKFADENFLLKHAVPGLLSMANSGPNTNGSQFFITFKRQHHLDGKHVVFGKVIKGMDVVKKIEQVGTADGKPIHPVKIVDCGETSESKLPDAVGKDAGKKKLKKLPSSDDSSDGKIKGKKKKSLKDRRKKRKRRYSSSDSYSSDSYDSDSSSDSDTSSYSDSDSSDSGSGSSSDGRRKKRRSVKSDKYRRKRKQRDGRRESKRGRRDKRSRRKSKWSSESASDTDSTNTTSSDEKEVDHRKSAKKTDNAHVDEKKVIKSQEKNDKTRTASDSSSEEGEMSPKNDKLLHNGHVLDTKLKTTSNGSPKSNNSDKSRSVTPSPKRRPNNGRRRSRSLSPRKDSSRPRFESDGRSPARKSGELRQGRSSRSPLGNLARKSPEPRNSSHGQQLSRSPSPNGIPKRVKKGRGFTERYSFARRYRTPSPEKLTWRSHHHGGRNFNERNRDRYSSVRNYSDRSPRRRYRSPQRGRSPARYGDRRGRSRSISHSPLGYRGQYRDQERSRSPICSPSPRDKRPAIDEGLKSRLGPRVDAKRSPDKERLRSRSRSMSRGSGSSISGSPDPVPRKHHGGKASRSRSSSASGQRGLVSYGDASPDSGRK